The genomic segment GTTCTCCATCTGCTATCAGCTAGCTGTACAAACAAGCTATGGACCTTCCTGTCTGCGCCTCTCAGGTTTCCCTATGTACGATAGGTGGGGCCTCTGGCTTTCCAAGTGCCCTGGAGAGGAGCCACTGGAAAGGGTAGGAAGGAACCCTGCCTCTCTCGCCTTTCTCCTTCACCCAATGAGTTTGCTGTATATGCCAAGATTTGGAATgcgattttttttctctttcaacagGGTCTGGTTATGTAACCCTATCTTCAAACTCTCAATCTTTTGAGTGCCGGGATTATGGTGTaagccaccacaccaccacactcgGGTCACAAGACCCTTTTTGAAGAATTACTGCAGTTACAGCCGAATGGAAACCACCAGGCTCAAGACTCTTGAAGCCATGCCTCCCTGAGTTCCAGCACAGGCCTGCAGACAGGTCCTCTGCCAGTGGGAGATGGGTGCCAGGTCTGGCTGCCAGGGCCTGCTGACGAAAGGCCCgaggaggatggggagatggAGCCAGAGGATGAAGGAACAGTGGGTAGACAGGACTTTGAGGGAGGGAGCAACAGGAAGACGAGAAGCTAAGGGGGGCTGACGGCGGCCATCATTCTCTCAACGTGAGCTAGGGAGAAGCCAAGCTGCCCACATGGCTCCTTCCTGCAGAACTGACTGTGCTGTGCCCTGCTTGCCTAGTAAAACCAACCAGCCGAGTGGGTGagtaggcatggtggcaaacacctggGGTCCCAGCGCTCAgacagctggggcaggaggatcatgagttcaaagccagcctgtgtaAGACTGCCAGACCCTAAGACAAACAAAACTAGCCCATACTGTCCTCTCAGCCACATATGATGGGCGCAAGGGTGAGTATCCCAGCCAAGGAGCCACGGTGAGGCTAGAAGCAAGGGAAGCCTTAGCTGAGACAGCTTGGTGCAGAGCTCCATCCAGTCAGAATGTCCGGAGCAGTAAACCCAACCTGGCAGAATTCTCCCTGCTGAGAAGCCCTGGTGGGAACTCATACCTTCCCTTAGGAGCAGGGCCCTGGTCTCCTTGAGAGCCACTAAAACTCCAATGCAGAGACCAGCTTCTCCACAATATCTGGCACTCGCAAAAGCTCTGTATATTTTCTTTGAGCAAATGAACCTCAAAGAGGCTGTGTCCTGGGTTCAGGCATAATAGACCCTTCCAGAACTACATACCCCAGAGGCCAGACCACAAAGAAAATGAGGTATTCCCTTCACCCCTGAGGTCCctgcacagcctttaatccctcCCAACACCAGGCCTAGTTTGCTGGGAAAGCCAGGGTGACCTGTATCTCAGGTTGCTCCAGCAGGAACCAGCGCAGAGGGTACGACTGTGCCTGCATCATGTCCACGGGCACTGTGAACTGCTCGTCCAGGTGGAAGGAGTCTTTCTGGGTGAGGCTTGGGTCAAATTGGGTCCTCCAGAAACCTGCAGCCAGGCAGAGGGCAGGAGCCATGTAATATACGACCCGCCTCCTGCCCATCCTAGCTAGAACCCACTCAAGGAACAAGAAGTGGAAGCCAAAGCTGctgctggtggcgcacgcctttaatcccagcactcaggaggcagaggcaggtggatctctgagttcgaggccagcctggtctacagagcgagttccaggacagcctgaaccattacacagagaaaccctgtcttgaaaaacaaacaaacaaaggtgaAGCCACGCCCCCAGTGCTGACACCCAGTGGAACTTAGGCATCTTCCCTAACATCTAGGCTTGCATTTCTCCATCCCTCTGCAGCCCCAGTTTTCTCTCAGGCAGTCTGTCCTCCACAGCTTCAGCCAGCCTCTGAGCTTCCTCCTCACCCGCCCAGACCATCCCCTGCTTCACGGCCTAGCAACCTCAGAGCAGAGCTTAAGCAGCCCCTCAGCCTACAGGGCGGGTGGGGCTGTCAGGGCGAGGGGCTTAAGAAGAACAGTGCACCGTGGAAGTGGATGGCATTGAGGAGAAGCAACACGGTGTTATCTGGAAGCTCAGAGAGGAAATCCTCAATCTTCCCCTCCGTGGCCTCCTTCACCCAGTGGTTGATGTTCGCCAGGTCTTCCTCCTGCTTTCCAGCCAGTTTCACAGGCTTTGCACCAAAGAGCCGTTCCGACTGCTCCAGGAAATCCTCTTTGATGGGAAACCCTGCACACCATGAGTCACAAGCTCATCCCAGGGCTGgggcctccacagccaccagtgcTCTGCCTCCCCGAGGCCAAGCCCCTCTCCCTCACCCTTGTTCACTGGCGACAGAGCAATTCCTGGGCAGCTGACCGCCACCCACCACCTACCCTTCTGCAGGTATATTCTGGCAGCCAGTCGGATTGTCCCGGGGCTTAGGTTCcggcagagatggttcagcagatggGGAAGGCAGGATCCTGTGTTCACGTGCAGCACTCGGTGCAAGCTCTGCAGCGTTTGGTTCCGAGCACCTGCAGGGGACCGAGTGGGCTGAGGCCCAGGCCACGGGTTCTTTCTTGCCTCGCTGCTCACTCCCACGCTCTCACATCCCCATGACGAACGTGGCCGCAGGCcactgctcccctcccctcccacatcCACTGAGCTACCGGACTCCCAAATTCCGCTTTCATTTCTGCTGCTGACAAGCTGGGCAATGTCACCTCACTCGAGGTACCCTTCCCTCTCTGGACTGCAGTCTCCCACAGTGAGACACTCATGGCCCGGGGAAGATATCGTAGCTGTCAAATTCTGGTGCTAACATAACTAGGGGGATTTGTCAATCACCGCATCCTTAGGCCATCCCCGGATTCCTGACTCTCACAGGGTGGTGACAGCTCGGGCACCTGCATGCTACCAAATAGCCATGTGTCGTCCCTGATGGAGGAACCACCCATGGGCTGCCTCTGCAGCACTCAACTCCTTGCGACTTCCTAGTTCCTCTGGACAGGTGCTGCCCCAGTACCTAGTGCCAAGTGAGAGAGTGCCAGGGCCACACTCAGCGGTGACAGGACAAGGTTGGAGCTGGTGGATGTTTGGGCCACCAAGGAGAACAGGTCAGCAGTAAAAGCCATCATGGCCTGAGACAGCCTGCGAGTCTCCTCTGCAGTTGGGGGACTCTTGCAGTCTCCCGGGGACCTCTCCAGGGTAGCGTGGCCACCAAGATCCTACAAGGACAGATCAGAGGTTAGTAAGGTCAAGGGGGCAGCTTCAGATTCTGTGTCTCCCTCACACTCCTGGTGCCACAGGGCAGCAAGGCCTTGTCCCAGAtctgaggggagaggaagagtcatGCTGGGGTCTTTCCCACCGTATGCCTTCTGAAGCCCTGGACATCAGTCCCAAGACCacgtctcccctcccccatcccgcTGCTCCTGCTGATTGGCCCTCCTCCCTCTGGCCCCCACTTACTCTTCCCCAGCCCCACCTGATTGTACCTGGTTGCCCAGCTTGAGGAGGGCAAGTGGAGGAGGCAGCTTCTGCTGGGCCTGCTCGCTCATTGGCtgtagaaagaaggaaggagatggtgCTCCCCATAGGCCCCACTTGGCCCAAGACTTAGGTGAGACCCTTGGGCTCTTTCCCCCACACCCTCACTTTTGTGTACCTGATGGCTCGGGAGATCCGCAGTGCTCACAGGGGAGAACTGTTGGGAAAAGggtgagcagaggcaggaagtccCTCAGAGCCAACCCCTCCCTGGACTCAGCATTCCTCCCGTTCTACCCTTCTGGCCTCTCCCAAACGTGCCCCTGCCCAGCATCTTCTTCAACCTGACTGACCTCTTCCAACCCAGACCTCAGCCCAGCCTCACCATGGAGCAGGGGCTTTGCAGACAGGACAAGCTGAGCACCAGGAGCCCCCAGAGCCGCGCCATGATCCTGTATCCAGAACAGGAAGGGTTAGTTCCCACTTCACACTCAAACACCAGGCAGCAGACTGCTACCCACGGACTCCCTGAACCCATCAGGCTACAGAACTTAGGCCCACACCCAAAACATATTAGCCGTGGGCCCCATCCCGAGAGGTGGGGttgccatgatttttttttctcactcttaTAGTTTCTCAATTAGTCTTCATTCTTTAGGCCTCACATTGTGGatgagacctgggttcaaatctagGATCTGCTTCTTGCCACAACACCTTTGGCACTT from the Peromyscus eremicus chromosome 8a, PerEre_H2_v1, whole genome shotgun sequence genome contains:
- the Serpinf2 gene encoding alpha-2-antiplasmin, which encodes MARLWGLLVLSLSCLQSPCSMFSPVSTADLPSHQPMSEQAQQKLPPPLALLKLGNQDLGGHATLERSPGDCKSPPTAEETRRLSQAMMAFTADLFSLVAQTSTSSNLVLSPLSVALALSHLALGARNQTLQSLHRVLHVNTGSCLPHLLNHLCRNLSPGTIRLAARIYLQKGFPIKEDFLEQSERLFGAKPVKLAGKQEEDLANINHWVKEATEGKIEDFLSELPDNTVLLLLNAIHFHGFWRTQFDPSLTQKDSFHLDEQFTVPVDMMQAQSYPLRWFLLEQPEIQVAHFPFKNNMSFVVMMPTHFEWNVSQVLANLSLDTLYHPSLREKPTKVWLPKLHLKQQLDLVPTLGQLGLQELFQGPDLRGISDQSLVVSSVQHQSTMELSEAGVEAAAATSTAMNRMSISSFAVNRPFLFFIMEDALGMPLFVGSVRNPNPSAQPQPQEQQDSPDNRVFRHEKADFAEDKTFGPDLKLAPPVDDDYPQFSTPK